GGACGTACCTTTCGGAAGAAGCTGATGATAACTGAAGCTCCCCAACCCAACGCCAATTCAGTAAGTCTGATGATATGTATACAATGTCTTCCAGAGCATTAAATTCTTCTATATTTGACAAGTTTGAAACAGACAGATCCGCAGCATCCTTTTTCTGTGGAGACTCTGCGGCAGCAGGACTTAACTGGGAATCGAATGATTTGCTCAACAAAGAGGAAAGAGATGGCAATAACTTTCTTGACGCAAGAGTAGCTCCCGCAAATGCTGCAGGTTGAAAGGAACGCCTGGGGATATGTAGTGCCACAAGGGAACGCACATAATGCAATGACTTCACCAAAGCTCCAGAAGCAAAGCTGGACACTGGTAAAGGAGAAGCACCCAATGGTGCTGATAAAACAGGCAATAATTTTTGCTTCAAGCTAGCATCGCACTCAGCAATCAGGTTCACGCAAAATCTATCGACCTGCAGTAGTGTCTCCTCACTAGGTTTATATCTGTAGCGTAGGAACAACAAGGGGTTACTATAATGTAAACATATAATCAACGGAAAACACTGGACGACCTGTATATATATTACAGACAACCGTCATTATATAGCAGGAAAAAAATGCACACTTAATCTCTAGGTTTGAACTTTGAAGAACTATTATGTCCCCTTTCAAATTCAAATGATCTACTAAATAATTAACCAAACATAGGAATCCCCATAAACAGAACACAAAAATGGAAATAGTGAGTAAGATGAGCTGAGGGGCTTAAACAAACGAAAGAGATACTAGTTCAAAGAAGCAAATAAAAATAATCAAGTCATTGGACTAAACTATAATACCTTAAGAGATACCGTTTCAGTAATGCCACACACCTCGTCACCACAGCTGGACTGTACAAAATTGACTGAACATTAGCAATTTAAGAGTATTAAATTATAACTCTGCATCATTTTATCTGCATCCTAGTTTCAGTAATTAAATTATAACTCTGCAACTAATGTTCAATCTGAAGCAACTAATGTTCAACTAATATCGTTTCAGTAATTAAGACCATCATAATTAAGAAAAATTAAAGATTATCGCAATCTGCATCCTAGCTAGTAGCTACATAAAGGTTCTACTCAGTATAGGTCCTCAGGTACTTTACAAGTCAACCTAGGTGGATGATATACCTACGCAGATAAGTTGCTAACTCTGCTTAATTACACACTTTTATCTTAGACAAGAATATATATTGTGTTCCTAATTACCTATTCAATGATAAGAACGTATCACTCAATATATACTATATTTTAGTCCGTTCAGACCTTCTAAAGCTCAAACCTTATACCACAGTCTCAATTCATGACATGAGAAAGTTGCCAAATGACCAAATATACATCCAGAATAAGAACCAAGAGTCAATTACCTGCGATCTCTCTCTGCAATTGTATGCTCTAAGAGCACGTTGTAGGTCAGATCAGTCGTGGGAGCGGCTGATAAATAATCCTGTAATCACCACGTGATTATGTGAATTTCCATAGAGGGAGTGCAAAAGAGAGAATAGAACATTCACAGCTCTTATCATTAACTGCAATGCGTTTACGCTTCGTTTATTCAGTTGATCTCTTTACACATCAAAACTTTATTTATTTCCCCCCAAATTGAACGCAAGAAATGGAATTACTACGAAGGAGAATCTAATTTCACGGTAAGGAGTACACTACACACCCGAAGATTTCTAAGAGCTTCGGACGGTGGCATGGAAGGGATCGAGCCATGGTGGGAGGTAGCCGGAGGAGGGGAGGACGAGAGGCAATCCGCCACGGCGCGGCGCAGCGGCTCAGGCGGCTTCTTGGAGGAAGAAGATCTGAGGCAGGAGGCGGAGCCGGCAACACCGAGCTGCAGCAACCGGGAGCTTCCGGGGCTAAAAGTGGTTGACATCAATCAAATTCAAATCTCGCCGCCGCTCGAGAAGTGAGACTTTTTCTTCCCTTCCGATTCGGTTATGTTTTGCTCTCTGGCTAACGTCGTCTTCTTCAGATGAGCTGTCAAGCTCCTTCGTTTTTTATGTCATTCCATGGTGAAATCACGGTGTTTTTGCAATTTGGTCCCTTTAATTCAAACATTTCCTAGATTCAGTATCATTTTCTTTTTCTTACATATTAATCCATTGAGTATATCAGTGGGCCCATTACGAAATAAAAAGTATGGGCCCAATAACCCACGTGACTAGATGACGGTGCCGATCCGTTCTTCGCGCTCTCGGTTTGCTTCTTCCTCCTCACAGTGGCCCGATTGAAAGAAAATTCATTACTACTTACGTTTTTTCTGCGCTCTTTCGTAAACAAATCTGCCATTGTTGACCCAAATAAGTAAAAAAATTCCAAATCTGTGTTCAGTCGTTGATACAAATCTAAAGCGGGGAGAGACTATTCGAAACCCTAGATCTAACCCCAGCCGTCAGATTCAGATCAAATGGGGGGATCTCTTCTGAACCGTTGGAATCTAAGGAGACAGCAATGGTGGAGGTAAACGAGTCGCATTTGTAGGGGATAATATACAGAAGAGTCGTGAAAGATTATTCTCTCATCTTGATGGCCAGTTTTCTCTAGCTATATTTTTTTTTTTGTTATTACGGTGGTGGTGATGTGTGATTTGGTCGCGCGTACGGGTCGGCTCCAGCAACGGTACGAGGATGGCTCGCGTCTCGTAGCCGGGTACTGTGTGTTTTGAATCCACCTTTGGTTCCTTTTCTTACATTATGTGTTGTGTCTCTTTGGAGTTCATACTTTGGTCTGTAGTCTTTGTTATGAGAGGATCATGCATTGATTCTAACAAGCAGATAGATTATATACGAAGGAGAGATGTGTTAGCTTTTTTTATGTTCGTATGTTTCTGAGTTCATGCTTTGGTCTGTATCCTGGTCTAAATCTCGATTTGATAGGAATCATGCATTGGTTTTAACAAGCAGACAATAGGGCTGTTCGTTTGGTTGCCGCAGGTACCAGCGGCAACGTCAACATTCTGCGTCAACTCTTGTTCGTTTCGTTGACGCAGTCCGATAAAATCTGCGGTCGCGATATAGTATGCGGCAGCGTCAGCGTCTGCCAAACGAACAACAACTGTCCTCATTGACGCTGCCGCCGCCGACACCGAAACCTGCGGCAACCAAATGAACAGGACTAATATAGGAAGGAGAGATGTGCAATAGGATTGTTGTAGTGTTGACATGCGTTAGCTTTTGTTATGGTCTTTAGTCTAGTCTTAGTTGCATGAAATACAGAGATGGTGTACCTTGCTTAACAAGTTAAATGGCATGCTTTTGTAGGTGTATTCCGTTTAGGTATCTAAACTCTGAATCTGGGAAAGTGGTTCATGTTTTGATGATCAGCTCATCTAGTGGACCTGGACTTTTGTTTCCCAAGGTATAAAGAAACGTCATTTCTTTTTGCATCGTGTTCTGTTTGAAACAGAGTAACATAAGTTGATTCATGTAGGGAGGGTGGGAGAATGATGAGACAGTCAGGGAGGCTGCAGTAAGGGAAGCAGTGGAAGAAGCAGGCGTCCGTGGGATTTTAATGGTAAAGACCCTTTTGAGCCCTTTGTTACTATTAGCAGCTTGGTACTGAACGTGTAGAAATGTTACTCTTTTTTTTTTTTGAAGGACTTCTTGGGAGATTATGAGTTCAAAAGCAAAACACACCAGGACGAGTGTAGCCCAGAAGGTTTATGTAAAGCTGCAATGTACGCCTTGTACGTGAAGGAAGAGCTAGAGACGTGGCCGGAACAGAAGACTAGAACAAGGACATGGCTGACGATCGAAGAAGCTGTAGAGAATTGCAGGCACGCTTGGATGAAGAATGCGTTGGTGGAAGGGTTCTGTAAATGGCATAAGGAGAAGATGAGCAAAGGAGAAGAGATAGCAGGTTATGATTGATGTTAAGTGTGCATAAAACTCTTAAGCTGGTTTCTTTCCTTTCGATTTTTTTTTTCTTGCTCTTTTTAATCAGTATGCACGGAGAAGCTTGAAACTGAAACATAGGAGTTTCAAAGTTTTAAAAGTTCAATTATTTTCCTGCTTCATAGTTGTCCTTATCATTTTTAATAAGAAAAGAAAGACAGCTAATAACAATAGTGTTTACTATTCGTTGATATTAACCTTTGTTTCAATGCTACTGTTACATGATTCAAATAGTTGAATTTTGTTATAATGTTTCATATTGTTGATATGACTTAAATATGATATTATTTGAAGTTAGCTGGATACATCTAGTGTGGTCTTGGAGTTCTAATGTGGATATATTCTCACAGCTTACAGTAATAAAAACCTTTTTTCTAAAATATATTCGAATTAGTGAACCATGTACAATTTTTATGTCGTTTATTCTTCTGGCATTTGTCTAGTTGTTTACATACTTTAAAAGCAACAAAATAACTTTAGTTGAAGATTAAAGTATAAGGATTCTGATGGCTTCATGCTAACGCTGTAATATTTTTGAAAATATATATATTTCTAAAACATTTAAGATCTATAACATTGCTTTTACATTTTACATACACCAGGACACAGACTAGGTGTATAAAGCTTATAATTCGAAGAAAAAGAAAGCAAGCGAAGAATATAAACAAACTGGATACGACGAACAAGAGCGACACGAGACTTGATTAAACCGCATCCCTGGCTTATTTATTACTTTAACATGTCTTCATCAAAGGGCCACCGCACAAACACTCGTTGTCACTAAACGACGACGCTTCAAGGTGATCAAATGGAGAGCCCATTGGAATCGGCCCACAAAGCCTGTTATGGCTGATATCGAGATGGCCCACAAACTTAGCGGACGAGAGAGAATCAGGGATCCGACCCGATAGATTATTGTGTGACAAATCAAGCGCCATGAAATAAGTCGTAGACCCGAAAACATCCGGTATGGATCCTTCCAACGCGTTCCGGCTCAGATTCAAAACACCAAAACCGGAATTGCTGAGTATCGAACCGGGGATTGGACCGGTTAACGAGTTGGAATCGAGATTCAAAACAGAGAGCACCTTCATGTTACCCATCCACTCAGGAATCGGACCTTCGATATGGTTCCTGGATAGATCCAGATCCGCTAACCGTTTCATACCCGAGATCGACACGGGAATCGACCCGGTGAGTTCGTTACGTCCCAGCAACGCCCTGCTCAACATCTTCAACGATCCGAAATCCGCCGGAATCTCGCCGGAGATTCCGTTTTCCGTCAGCTCGAGATGCTTCAGCTCGGCGAGTGACGTCAGCGACGGAGGTATCTCGCCGGACATCCGATTCTCCGCGAGGTTTAGAACGGCGAGTTTGGTGAGTTTACCGATTTCCGCCGGAATCTCTCCGGTGATCTTGTTCCCGGCGAGGTCGATGACACGGAGCGAGGCTAATGAGGTTATGCACGTCGGAATCTCGCCGGAGATTCCTTTCCAGTCAGCGAGAACGAAGGAACTCAATGCGGTTAAGTCACAAACCGCCGGGTCAATCGAACCGGTCATATAACCGGACCGGCCAGCCTTTTGGAAAATCGCGTCTTCGGATTCGCCGCGTAGAGAAATATCCGTGACCCGACCCGAATCCGGATCGCAGCTAATACCGTACCATCCTTTGCAGCAGTCAGTGTTTTCGGACCAAGTGTTGAAGATTCCGAGGTTGGGCTCGCTCAGTGACGACTTGAAAGCATTGAGAGCCGTCTGGTCTGAAGGGGAGCAACAGTGGACGATGGAGATGAGGGAGATGAAAACGACGGCGAGTAATGAGCTAAACGGCGATGGCAACAGCTTTGTCATTTTTGAAATAAATGTTTAGTAGTGAAGAAAGCGGTGTGGATTATATAGAAATGCTGAGGCAAGAAAAGAGAGACATTGCATGTGCATGGGTATCATGGGCATGGGCATGTGCATGGTATTAGTTACTATTATCGTTCTATATATTATCTTTTACGAATTGTATTTTTATGCCATTCGTTTACTGTATTATCCATAAAGAGGAGGATCATGTGCGTGTGTCAGTTTTTTACTTTCTTTAATATACTCCAACATTGATCTCGTGAAAATAGGTTCATATAGATTTGTAATTCTTCAGTTTTATAATATTCAAGTTGATATTATTTTTAAAAATTGAAATTTTAACTGCAGTTTTTTTTGCTAAAAATATTAACTGCGGTTTAAGCGAAGATAAATTCATGTAGTTTAGTTATGTGGTTAACATTACAACCACCCAGAGATCTTGATATTTTTACATACTAAATGGCCGTGTATAATACTAGTAAATACAATTAAGAACATGCACTGAGTTTACATCTTCATTTATATCTCACAAGGTCATTTGTCGCATTACAGAGCAATCATGTTGATTGCTCAATTACTATAACCAAAACTTCACATCAATAAAGCATTATATGACTAGTTATGAATGATAATTTACCAATAATTAGAGACAACAATTAAAAAACCAAAGATATGGTTGGTCCTCCATAAATACTTTTACATGTGACTCATGGGGTCCTCCAGAAGGAGCATTTAAGCATCTCCTCCTCTGTCCAAATCTCTTATCTTTTCTTGTTTGATTTTTTTTATAATATCTTAGGCCATGATATTATCAAACTTTGTTGCATTTTATCGAATTAGATTCGATGTTAGTATTTTAGTTGTAGTTTTTATAACTATTTCACATATAACCTTGATGACAGAATACTAGTAATATTTATAATCGGAATTATCAGAGCTTTTCCAGCATTTATGACCTAGATCTCGTAATTTGCGTTGTCTTGGTTAGGAGTTAGGACATGATTCAACGCCCATCACATGCCA
The DNA window shown above is from Brassica oleracea var. oleracea cultivar TO1000 chromosome C3, BOL, whole genome shotgun sequence and carries:
- the LOC106331987 gene encoding nudix hydrolase 16, mitochondrial-like, encoding MCDLVARTGRLQQRYEDGSRLVAGCIPFRYLNSESGKVVHVLMISSSSGPGLLFPKGGWENDETVREAAVREAVEEAGVRGILMDFLGDYEFKSKTHQDECSPEGLCKAAMYALYVKEELETWPEQKTRTRTWLTIEEAVENCRHAWMKNALVEGFCKWHKEKMSKGEEIAGYD
- the LOC106336080 gene encoding DNA-damage-repair/toleration protein DRT100, with product MTKLLPSPFSSLLAVVFISLISIVHCCSPSDQTALNAFKSSLSEPNLGIFNTWSENTDCCKGWYGISCDPDSGRVTDISLRGESEDAIFQKAGRSGYMTGSIDPAVCDLTALSSFVLADWKGISGEIPTCITSLASLRVIDLAGNKITGEIPAEIGKLTKLAVLNLAENRMSGEIPPSLTSLAELKHLELTENGISGEIPADFGSLKMLSRALLGRNELTGSIPVSISGMKRLADLDLSRNHIEGPIPEWMGNMKVLSVLNLDSNSLTGPIPGSILSNSGFGVLNLSRNALEGSIPDVFGSTTYFMALDLSHNNLSGRIPDSLSSAKFVGHLDISHNRLCGPIPMGSPFDHLEASSFSDNECLCGGPLMKTC